A section of the Candidatus Acidiferrales bacterium genome encodes:
- a CDS encoding helix-turn-helix domain-containing protein — protein MATQPCSCVAILPITLSARNPTGIPRVLKTYGDHIRKRRLGQKLSQRELARSLHIDECTVTNWERGRTQPTLQVLPRIIEFIGYRLELEVDGSLGGKIRQYRCLNGLSLNDLAKQLGVDIDTVRGWERVGHKPKRKLRNRLALFSDSIGHDQEIQ, from the coding sequence ATGGCAACGCAACCATGTAGTTGCGTGGCTATCTTACCAATCACCCTAAGTGCCCGAAATCCCACCGGAATCCCGCGAGTTCTCAAAACATACGGAGATCACATCAGGAAGCGCCGGTTGGGACAAAAGCTTTCTCAGCGGGAGCTTGCGCGTTCGCTCCACATCGACGAGTGCACCGTAACCAATTGGGAGCGGGGACGAACTCAGCCGACCCTTCAGGTGCTTCCGAGAATCATCGAATTCATAGGTTACCGTTTGGAACTTGAGGTTGATGGCTCCCTCGGTGGGAAGATTAGGCAATACCGCTGTCTCAACGGCCTCAGCCTGAATGACCTAGCGAAACAGCTCGGCGTTGATATAGACACGGTAAGGGGATGGGAACGAGTTGGGCATAAGCCGAAGAGAAAATTGAGAAACCGACTCGCCTTGTTCTCTGACTCAATTGGTCATGATCAGGAAATTCAATGA
- a CDS encoding lamin tail domain-containing protein — MAPDAEWIELYNATDKIIDLSGFRVETHGGSDKIKSGSIIGPGEFAVLCKDSSVSVLHYPVKNLIIQSTPSQNNSGDWMVVYDNQGNLLDSMSYVPSYGGANGRSLERIDCFAGNDSANWHESVDSTGATPGMINSVAKLLYDVCLKRLSCKVAIDVNDHADIDLMVQNDGRNLLSTIDASIDILNDDGKLIFSDRQLLNVTLKPGDSVSANFVFTPAQSGACKILAQIHQPQDQRPWNDTLSTWTNVCYRPQDIGINEIMYTSGMMGEYFEICNASQNPIDITNWAFYTSSETKPIHLSAVQKVLPYNNYFVIAADTSILNFVTDTSLVLITKSMTLRDNGGYIVLEDPSCTLIDSVYYTPSWHNSDIANTSGRSLEKINPMLPSNEKTSWSTCVSQNGGTPGKKNSIFMDAGNIAGSGSISVAPNPFSPDGDGVNDFTFINYSFQSSSVKVRVRIFDSIGRLIATPVDNTILPSSGKIVWDGRDNSGKIVRFGLYILFVEVTGSDGKSLSRYKTPLVVAKRMR; from the coding sequence ATGGCACCGGACGCTGAATGGATCGAGCTTTACAACGCCACAGATAAGATCATCGATCTGTCTGGTTTCAGAGTCGAGACGCACGGAGGTTCGGACAAAATAAAATCTGGTTCCATAATTGGGCCCGGGGAATTCGCCGTTCTCTGCAAGGACTCATCGGTTTCAGTGCTTCATTATCCTGTGAAGAATCTCATAATTCAATCGACTCCTTCGCAAAATAACAGCGGCGATTGGATGGTCGTTTATGACAATCAGGGAAACCTTCTTGATTCGATGAGTTATGTACCATCTTACGGCGGCGCAAACGGGAGATCGCTCGAACGCATCGATTGTTTTGCGGGAAATGATTCTGCCAATTGGCACGAATCAGTTGACTCGACCGGAGCAACGCCTGGAATGATAAACAGCGTGGCGAAACTCCTCTATGATGTTTGCTTGAAGAGATTAAGCTGCAAAGTGGCTATAGATGTGAACGACCATGCGGACATAGATCTTATGGTTCAAAATGACGGCCGAAATCTGTTGAGTACCATAGACGCCTCGATTGACATTTTGAACGATGATGGAAAATTAATTTTCTCAGACAGGCAATTGTTGAATGTGACGCTGAAGCCGGGCGATAGTGTTTCCGCAAATTTTGTTTTTACGCCGGCGCAATCAGGGGCATGCAAAATACTTGCACAGATTCATCAGCCGCAAGATCAACGGCCATGGAATGACACCCTGTCAACATGGACGAACGTCTGCTATCGTCCGCAAGATATCGGTATCAACGAAATCATGTATACCAGCGGGATGATGGGCGAGTACTTCGAAATCTGCAACGCTTCGCAAAATCCGATTGATATCACAAACTGGGCATTTTACACTTCTTCTGAAACAAAGCCGATTCACCTGTCGGCAGTTCAAAAAGTCCTTCCTTACAATAACTATTTCGTGATCGCCGCAGACACTTCAATATTAAATTTTGTGACAGACACAAGTCTCGTTCTGATTACGAAATCGATGACGCTGCGCGACAACGGCGGATATATAGTGCTGGAGGATCCGTCATGCACATTAATCGACAGCGTTTACTATACACCATCATGGCACAACAGCGACATTGCCAATACCTCCGGTCGATCACTGGAAAAAATAAACCCGATGCTTCCGTCTAACGAGAAGACAAGCTGGTCAACCTGCGTTTCACAAAATGGCGGAACGCCTGGAAAAAAGAACAGCATTTTCATGGATGCTGGAAATATCGCAGGATCCGGATCGATCTCGGTTGCCCCGAACCCTTTTTCGCCCGATGGCGACGGCGTAAACGACTTCACTTTCATCAACTATTCTTTTCAATCTTCGTCTGTGAAAGTTCGAGTCCGCATTTTCGATTCGATCGGGAGGCTCATCGCGACTCCGGTTGACAATACGATTCTCCCATCATCGGGGAAGATAGTCTGGGACGGGAGAGACAATTCAGGTAAGATCGTAAGGTTCGGATTATATATTCTGTTTGTTGAGGTAACCGGATCGGATGGGAAATCTCTTTCCAGGTACAAAACGCCGCTCGTCGTGGCAAAGAGAATGAGGTAG
- a CDS encoding helix-turn-helix transcriptional regulator, with protein MAQTQVEFMFSKPPHLHPCVAVLHVQLIAKKPPSKLYPKALLTLGDHIRKKRLDLNLHQIGAAKIINVNEMTIVGWELNYCKPLTRHIPKIIDFLGYVPENLFPTSTTGQKVRRYRLLHGISRKQLAKQLHIDEHTLCRLEMDKGKTSREIVKKITGFLRAPR; from the coding sequence ATGGCACAGACGCAAGTTGAATTTATGTTCTCAAAACCCCCACACCTTCATCCCTGCGTTGCCGTTCTGCATGTCCAATTAATCGCTAAAAAGCCACCTTCCAAACTCTACCCAAAGGCCCTGTTAACTCTTGGAGACCATATACGGAAAAAAAGGCTTGATCTAAACCTTCACCAAATTGGCGCTGCAAAGATAATAAATGTCAATGAAATGACCATCGTTGGATGGGAGCTGAACTACTGCAAACCGCTCACGAGACATATCCCCAAGATTATTGATTTCTTAGGATATGTGCCTGAAAACCTTTTTCCAACCAGTACGACAGGTCAAAAAGTCAGAAGATATAGGCTGCTTCACGGGATAAGCAGAAAACAACTTGCAAAGCAACTCCACATTGATGAACACACACTCTGCCGATTGGAGATGGACAAAGGGAAAACCTCGCGGGAGATCGTGAAAAAGATTACTGGTTTTCTCAGAGCACCTAGGTGA
- a CDS encoding ankyrin repeat domain-containing protein, with protein sequence MINLQVLTLVSALTVFLSGCGENTTDKMVDAADKGDTNTIGVMIEKGARINARNTKGYTALEIASLNGNANVVRYLLEKNADCDLEDGNGNTALRVSVMLGHVDVVEMLLEKCANPNSNAFNGETPLMCAAHFQQLSVVKMLLARGVEINAVDYNGKTALEYAVDSPFRRDSDNDSPRIQIVNILLDHFAKVNGKLLFNSYYGHDTVIVEALLKHDIDVNVSGVLSRDPMLSDAVAIEDVEFVKILLDKGANVDIVNSRGMPPLMLCKNVRIIELLLSKHANINFQNAEGATSLIFAASAGWAEVVRTLIAHGANVNAKTKNGHTALYIARNASNAEIVQMLQKAGATE encoded by the coding sequence ATGATTAATCTTCAAGTTCTAACACTTGTCTCTGCTTTGACCGTGTTTCTTTCTGGGTGCGGTGAAAACACAACTGACAAGATGGTCGATGCTGCTGATAAAGGAGACACAAATACAATCGGCGTCATGATTGAGAAAGGTGCAAGAATCAACGCAAGAAACACTAAAGGCTATACTGCTTTGGAGATTGCCTCACTAAATGGCAATGCCAACGTAGTAAGATATTTACTTGAGAAAAACGCGGACTGCGATCTAGAAGACGGAAACGGTAATACGGCGTTGAGGGTTTCAGTGATGCTGGGGCATGTTGATGTCGTGGAGATGCTCCTTGAGAAATGCGCTAACCCAAACTCAAACGCGTTTAACGGTGAAACGCCATTAATGTGTGCAGCTCATTTCCAGCAACTTTCGGTCGTGAAAATGCTTCTTGCTAGAGGAGTTGAGATTAATGCAGTGGATTACAATGGAAAGACCGCTCTAGAATACGCAGTGGATAGTCCTTTCAGAAGAGATTCTGATAATGATTCTCCTCGCATCCAGATAGTGAACATACTCCTCGATCACTTTGCAAAGGTAAATGGGAAATTGTTATTCAACAGCTATTACGGACATGATACTGTTATCGTAGAAGCATTGCTTAAACACGATATTGACGTCAATGTCAGCGGCGTCCTCTCGCGTGACCCGATGTTGTCTGATGCGGTAGCGATCGAGGATGTTGAGTTTGTCAAGATCTTGTTAGATAAAGGAGCAAACGTTGATATCGTTAACAGCCGAGGTATGCCACCTTTAATGTTATGTAAGAATGTCAGGATCATAGAACTTCTATTGAGCAAACATGCAAATATTAACTTTCAAAATGCTGAAGGCGCAACATCTTTGATATTTGCTGCGTCTGCTGGTTGGGCCGAGGTGGTTCGAACCCTAATCGCCCACGGAGCGAATGTTAATGCAAAAACTAAAAATGGTCATACGGCATTGTACATCGCGAGGAATGCCAGTAATGCGGAGATTGTGCAAATGCTTCAGAAAGCAGGAGCTACAGAATAA
- a CDS encoding helix-turn-helix transcriptional regulator yields the protein MELKLSREEVRTMLGVSIFALRNWENNYACPHHRYHPKITKFLGYEPRIKTKEFYGERISAYLKLTGKSRIKLAALVGVTPQAIHKWIHNMSTPPKEFLEKLISVMNGVNLR from the coding sequence ATGGAACTTAAGCTATCAAGAGAAGAAGTCCGAACAATGCTGGGAGTAAGTATTTTTGCACTCCGAAACTGGGAGAATAATTATGCCTGTCCACATCATCGGTATCATCCGAAAATCACGAAATTCCTCGGATACGAACCCAGGATCAAGACGAAAGAATTCTATGGTGAAAGAATTAGTGCTTATCTGAAATTGACCGGCAAATCCAGAATAAAACTTGCTGCGTTGGTTGGCGTTACACCGCAGGCAATCCATAAATGGATTCATAATATGAGCACACCACCAAAAGAGTTTCTCGAAAAATTAATCTCGGTCATGAATGGTGTCAATTTGAGATAA
- a CDS encoding VWA domain-containing protein — MLAALFEFGAIAVLGGLFFTTSSHAQTWTRRGPGPITHGQVSTLDGEVEGAINALAPHPTDANILYVGAVNGGIWKTTNATSASPNWTPQTDMARSASIGALEFDPTDATNSTLVAGFGAYSSFGDNGPLTGLLRTTDGGANWIPIDGGGVLDGFSISGVVPRGSTIVISVVYVLTSYQKWGIWRSTDLGVTWTQISGSAGTGLPAGGSYDLISNPTNSAQLYTNAGVNGLYRSTDNGATWTKVSSGALDDSIRTACNIEMAMGVNNNIYAAIVSGNTDQLSAVFRSGDGGTTWTLMDLPSSSGMGTHPGHQGFLHLSIAADPNNANIVYVGGDYGPRFRGDASNAAGSQFVPYTDSQNGQSGTLHNTAPHADSRDLRFAANGDLLEVDDGGIYRRTNPQTSNGDWSSMNGDIQVTEFHSTAWDANSKIIIGGTQDNDTPEQTSPASTLWSNVDYGDGGVVAVDDRTTPGQSIRYVSSQYLGGLQRRTYDATNTKINVEYPQLTVLNGGPALSPQFYTPLQLNAVDPSRMIISGYNGIYESDDQGETISMIKAISANDDGLETICYGAQSNPDLLYVGSGSQVYVRKSPRPDTLVASPTYPGGYVRGIKMDPNNPDTAFVVADQGLWSANRGVYQTTDTGATWTTITGNLLTFNPGTLRSIAFVPNTASGSIAVGTDVGVYIADGPSFNTWSRLGEDLPTAPVQRLDYIEQDHLLLAGTLGRGAWTLGLATRTPVDVMLVLDCSGSMLDAACPGCSAKLDVLKEAVEIFIQLWTALAIPDDRLGVTYFSTNIRDFNIGGTRLFPVITNAPAMIADINSQTTAPDSLTAMGGGLQSALSTLTDATRPRNIVLFTDGMQNVNPMVTDPNLDIANQPGCPQSNIDPTTPATRLNTDLHVKINTIGVGATPRFVNLLSNIATATAGLTKLTTAPDEDLRRFYVEELIDVLRQASPQLLAYRHGTLDSIGATESFTVNNGVKKVIFKLSWKRSDKMSFSVLKGGVDLTGSGKLINGSFYRILSIDMPTEINGNYISAGGKWDMKITGRSGADYESAAIVEEPQLEYNFSVGQKEYIVGDSLNLRVQLKYDNAPITDATTVTATIMKPVLSLGTLLSVNPMPAVPYDFRAESLATVAQKKLAILSRDPEFFRKLRPTGEKLTLRNNDDGSYSAVFSDTKMAGTYSIIFEVAGKNNSIGDYQRTEILSADVRFGKAESDKSDLYVSLFDKTADGRKMLLHIRPKDQFDNFLGPDYGDHIHVSLSLGSVNPNMSDLLDGDYTIPLNVPLTSDPKIRVTVMNDTVYDGPLSKLERAQLSVSVHAGITSPVSTFANIYHQGALVEVDFQDRFWSHWAIELVFGRYGFDPGFQIVGGTAYFKGYVPFGGWEAYAAVGAGVYKPRGIDATLGLSAGVGIDKPILPWLTGDIGAYYFHIYPKNDKITFVGVEAGLRFMF, encoded by the coding sequence ATGCTAGCTGCGTTGTTTGAATTTGGAGCTATCGCGGTCCTCGGAGGATTATTCTTCACTACAAGTAGCCACGCTCAGACCTGGACGAGACGAGGTCCGGGACCGATCACACACGGTCAAGTGTCTACTCTTGACGGAGAGGTCGAGGGAGCGATTAATGCACTCGCTCCTCATCCCACTGACGCAAATATCCTTTACGTTGGAGCTGTCAATGGCGGTATTTGGAAGACGACCAACGCCACAAGCGCAAGTCCCAATTGGACTCCACAGACAGACATGGCGCGATCGGCTTCTATCGGAGCACTCGAATTCGATCCAACGGATGCTACAAACTCGACCCTTGTCGCCGGATTCGGTGCGTATAGCAGTTTCGGAGATAATGGTCCCCTTACCGGCCTTCTCCGAACAACGGATGGCGGGGCAAACTGGATTCCCATCGATGGTGGCGGTGTTCTGGACGGATTCAGCATATCAGGAGTCGTTCCACGGGGTTCCACTATTGTCATTTCCGTTGTCTATGTGCTTACATCCTATCAAAAATGGGGTATCTGGAGAAGTACCGATCTTGGCGTTACGTGGACGCAAATATCAGGAAGTGCAGGCACAGGATTGCCTGCAGGGGGATCATACGATCTTATCAGTAACCCGACTAACTCCGCGCAACTATATACCAACGCAGGTGTTAACGGCTTGTACCGCAGCACCGACAATGGAGCAACATGGACCAAGGTAAGTTCCGGTGCGCTAGATGATTCGATACGCACAGCCTGCAATATCGAGATGGCGATGGGCGTCAATAATAATATCTATGCTGCGATCGTAAGCGGAAATACGGATCAATTATCGGCGGTATTCCGGTCGGGGGACGGAGGCACTACCTGGACGTTGATGGATTTACCTAGTTCCTCAGGAATGGGAACTCATCCTGGGCACCAGGGATTCTTGCATCTCTCTATCGCTGCGGATCCAAACAATGCAAATATTGTTTACGTCGGCGGTGATTATGGTCCACGATTTCGAGGTGATGCTTCGAACGCCGCCGGCAGCCAGTTTGTGCCGTATACCGATTCGCAGAACGGACAAAGCGGAACCTTGCACAATACTGCTCCGCATGCAGACTCACGGGATTTAAGATTCGCGGCAAACGGAGATCTCCTCGAAGTTGACGATGGCGGAATTTATCGCCGCACCAATCCTCAAACGAGCAATGGTGATTGGTCCTCCATGAACGGTGATATTCAAGTTACGGAGTTTCACTCAACGGCCTGGGATGCCAACTCCAAAATAATCATTGGAGGAACTCAGGATAATGATACCCCGGAACAGACATCTCCAGCGAGCACCCTTTGGTCTAACGTAGATTATGGAGATGGAGGTGTTGTTGCTGTTGATGATCGTACAACACCCGGGCAATCGATACGGTATGTTAGTTCACAATACTTGGGGGGCTTGCAACGCAGGACCTATGATGCGACTAATACAAAGATTAATGTCGAATATCCCCAATTAACAGTCCTTAACGGCGGCCCAGCTCTTTCACCTCAATTTTACACACCATTACAATTAAATGCCGTCGATCCATCCCGTATGATTATTTCCGGATACAACGGCATATACGAATCGGATGACCAGGGTGAGACGATCAGTATGATTAAAGCGATATCCGCGAACGATGACGGATTGGAAACGATTTGTTATGGAGCACAAAGTAATCCCGATCTTCTATATGTTGGATCCGGCAGCCAGGTGTACGTTCGAAAATCCCCAAGGCCTGACACACTTGTTGCCTCACCGACATATCCTGGAGGTTATGTCCGAGGTATCAAGATGGACCCAAATAATCCTGACACGGCCTTCGTGGTTGCCGACCAAGGGCTCTGGAGTGCCAATCGGGGAGTGTATCAAACGACTGATACAGGTGCAACCTGGACTACTATTACAGGAAATTTATTAACATTCAACCCCGGAACTTTGCGGTCAATCGCGTTTGTTCCGAATACTGCCTCCGGGTCGATTGCAGTAGGAACGGATGTCGGAGTCTACATCGCAGATGGCCCGTCATTCAACACCTGGAGTCGACTTGGCGAAGATCTGCCAACGGCTCCGGTTCAACGGCTTGACTACATAGAACAGGATCATTTGCTCCTTGCCGGAACGCTCGGCCGCGGTGCGTGGACGCTCGGCCTTGCGACGCGGACTCCAGTAGACGTTATGCTCGTCCTGGATTGTTCGGGAAGCATGCTCGATGCGGCGTGTCCAGGGTGTTCTGCGAAATTGGATGTTCTCAAAGAGGCTGTCGAAATCTTTATTCAACTCTGGACAGCACTTGCAATCCCTGATGATCGCTTAGGGGTCACATACTTTAGCACAAACATCAGGGATTTTAATATTGGAGGAACGAGGCTCTTCCCGGTCATTACTAATGCTCCGGCGATGATCGCTGATATCAACTCTCAAACCACGGCTCCCGACAGCCTCACGGCTATGGGAGGCGGCCTTCAATCTGCACTCAGCACGCTGACCGATGCCACACGACCGCGTAATATTGTGCTGTTCACCGATGGGATGCAAAATGTAAATCCGATGGTAACAGACCCTAATCTTGATATCGCAAATCAACCTGGATGTCCTCAGTCCAACATCGATCCTACAACTCCGGCCACCAGATTGAATACTGATCTCCATGTAAAAATAAACACCATCGGTGTCGGTGCAACTCCACGGTTCGTTAATTTGCTGAGCAATATCGCAACGGCAACGGCAGGATTAACGAAGCTCACGACTGCACCAGATGAAGATCTGCGTCGATTCTATGTGGAAGAATTAATTGATGTTCTTCGACAGGCAAGTCCACAGCTTCTCGCCTATAGGCATGGAACATTAGATTCAATTGGAGCAACAGAATCATTTACGGTGAATAATGGGGTAAAGAAAGTCATATTCAAACTCAGTTGGAAGCGATCGGACAAGATGAGTTTTAGCGTTTTAAAAGGAGGAGTTGACCTCACTGGTTCCGGCAAGCTCATTAATGGATCCTTTTATCGGATCCTTTCGATTGATATGCCAACAGAAATCAATGGGAATTATATCAGCGCAGGTGGAAAATGGGATATGAAAATCACTGGCAGGAGCGGGGCGGATTATGAATCGGCCGCGATTGTAGAAGAGCCACAATTGGAGTACAACTTCTCCGTGGGCCAAAAGGAGTACATTGTTGGCGATTCTTTGAATTTGCGTGTGCAGTTGAAGTACGATAACGCACCTATCACTGATGCCACGACTGTCACTGCTACAATTATGAAACCGGTGCTAAGCCTGGGTACACTCTTGTCCGTCAATCCGATGCCAGCCGTCCCTTATGATTTTCGTGCAGAAAGTCTAGCTACCGTAGCACAGAAAAAACTTGCGATTCTTTCCCGTGATCCAGAATTTTTCAGGAAGCTGCGGCCGACAGGTGAAAAGTTGACACTTCGAAACAATGATGATGGCAGTTATTCCGCGGTTTTCTCCGACACCAAGATGGCAGGTACCTACTCGATTATTTTCGAAGTGGCGGGCAAAAATAATTCCATAGGGGACTATCAAAGGACAGAGATTTTATCTGCAGATGTCCGTTTTGGCAAAGCGGAGAGCGATAAATCGGATCTTTATGTTTCGTTGTTCGACAAGACAGCCGATGGCAGAAAAATGCTCTTGCATATTCGTCCCAAAGATCAATTTGACAACTTCTTGGGGCCTGATTATGGGGATCACATTCATGTTTCGCTTTCTCTTGGATCAGTTAACCCCAATATGAGCGATCTCTTAGATGGTGACTATACAATTCCTTTGAATGTGCCATTGACCTCGGATCCGAAGATAAGAGTTACTGTTATGAATGATACTGTATACGATGGGCCACTCTCAAAACTGGAACGGGCTCAGCTCTCAGTAAGTGTGCACGCAGGGATTACATCGCCAGTGTCTACGTTTGCTAATATTTACCACCAGGGCGCCCTTGTGGAAGTCGATTTCCAGGACCGCTTTTGGAGTCATTGGGCGATAGAACTAGTATTTGGTCGTTATGGATTTGACCCGGGTTTTCAGATTGTGGGAGGAACTGCCTATTTTAAGGGATACGTCCCATTCGGTGGTTGGGAAGCCTATGCCGCGGTTGGGGCGGGTGTATATAAACCTAGAGGCATAGATGCTACTCTAGGCCTTAGTGCTGGAGTGGGAATTGACAAACCAATTCTTCCGTGGTTGACGGGAGACATCGGTGCTTACTATTTCCATATCTACCCTAAGAACGACAAGATCACATTTGTTGGTGTGGAAGCAGGATTGAGATTTATGTTCTAA
- a CDS encoding ankyrin repeat domain-containing protein produces the protein MNWFCKLFGREEKYLDQENAKTPLATFVAPIATASLLFLLLTFVTCKSYKSVDIIAAAKNGDIQRITALIDGKTDLNAKDDKGYTALMIASENGRIDIVQLLLAAKVDVNAKTDEGLTALMLASGKGQREIVRVLLDTRPDVNAKDNNGATAEDMASQNGYKEVAQLIRQKAIDMVLEDMAAEVNKQELLSASSIGDTSRVKQLVGAKADVNAKDEKGTTALMFAADKGQKDVVRLLIAANADVNAKTNDGNTALMYAMLTAHTNIIQMLIDAKADVNAKSNEGSTVLTYASGKGYTEIVRVLINAKADVNAKTNDGNTALMYAIDADHLEIIRMLINAKADVNAKADNGNTALMLALDKGQEDIVRILINAKADVNAKANDGNTALMAASVNGNADIVQLLIAANADVNAKADDGLTALMLTLGKGQKNIVRILINAKADVNAKANDGNTALIYAAMEGQKDVVQMLIGANADVNAKANNGNTALMYAVLKGTAEVVRTLINAKADVSAKANDGNTALTYASGNGYTGIVRMLINANADVNAETNDRNTALIYASGNGYTGIVRMLINAKVDVNAKTNDGNTALMFAIHTHHTDIAQMLIDANADVNAKANDGGTPLMVASGEGQKDIVRLLIAAKADVNAKDNEGLTSLSIAVDQGHTEIARMLINANADANTKLEYGNTTLMLAVMKGHTEIVRMLINAKANLNANNDVGETALMSASDEGQEDIVRLLIAAKADVNAKDKVGMTALMRAALKDNTGIVRLLIAAQADVNMKDVNGGTALMVASSKGNTEIVRMLKKAGAKQGVPGDIQALQGRSDQSHK, from the coding sequence ATGAATTGGTTCTGCAAACTGTTTGGTCGAGAGGAGAAATATCTCGACCAAGAGAACGCGAAGACACCTCTAGCTACTTTCGTAGCGCCGATCGCCACTGCATCATTATTGTTTCTGCTTCTCACTTTCGTGACCTGCAAGAGTTATAAGAGCGTAGATATTATCGCTGCTGCCAAAAATGGTGATATCCAACGAATTACAGCATTGATCGATGGTAAAACAGATCTGAACGCCAAGGACGACAAAGGATATACCGCGTTGATGATAGCATCGGAAAATGGCCGCATTGATATTGTTCAGTTACTGTTGGCCGCAAAAGTCGATGTGAACGCGAAGACTGACGAAGGCTTAACCGCGTTGATGCTTGCGTCAGGTAAAGGCCAGAGAGAAATTGTTCGTGTGTTGCTCGACACTAGACCTGATGTGAACGCCAAAGACAACAACGGTGCTACAGCCGAGGACATGGCATCACAGAATGGTTATAAGGAGGTAGCCCAACTCATAAGACAGAAGGCAATTGACATGGTACTAGAGGACATGGCGGCTGAGGTAAATAAGCAAGAGCTTCTGAGCGCGTCCAGCATCGGAGACACGTCCCGTGTCAAACAATTAGTCGGTGCCAAAGCCGACGTGAACGCAAAGGACGAAAAGGGCACGACAGCACTAATGTTTGCAGCAGACAAGGGCCAGAAAGATGTTGTGCGATTGCTAATCGCCGCGAATGCGGATGTGAACGCCAAGACTAACGATGGCAACACTGCGTTGATGTACGCGATGCTTACAGCTCACACAAATATTATTCAGATGCTAATTGATGCGAAGGCCGACGTGAACGCGAAGAGTAACGAAGGTAGCACGGTGTTGACGTATGCTTCAGGCAAAGGCTATACGGAAATAGTGCGGGTACTGATAAATGCGAAGGCCGACGTGAACGCCAAGACTAACGATGGTAATACTGCATTGATGTATGCTATAGACGCAGACCACTTGGAAATAATTCGGATGCTAATTAATGCGAAGGCCGACGTGAACGCGAAGGCTGACAATGGCAATACAGCGTTGATGCTTGCATTAGATAAAGGCCAGGAAGATATTGTTCGGATACTAATCAATGCGAAGGCCGACGTGAACGCGAAGGCTAACGATGGCAATACTGCGTTGATGGCGGCATCAGTCAATGGGAACGCTGATATTGTGCAATTACTAATTGCCGCCAATGCCGATGTGAACGCCAAAGCTGATGATGGCTTAACTGCATTGATGCTTACGTTAGGCAAAGGACAGAAAAATATTGTTCGGATACTAATCAATGCGAAGGCCGACGTGAACGCCAAGGCTAACGATGGTAATACTGCGTTGATCTATGCAGCAATGGAAGGCCAGAAAGATGTTGTTCAAATGCTAATTGGCGCGAATGCTGATGTGAACGCTAAGGCTAACAATGGCAATACGGCATTGATGTATGCGGTGCTTAAAGGCACTGCTGAAGTAGTCCGGACGCTTATTAATGCGAAGGCCGATGTTAGCGCCAAGGCTAACGATGGCAATACTGCGTTGACATATGCTTCAGGCAATGGTTATACGGGAATAGTTCGGATGCTAATTAATGCGAATGCTGACGTGAATGCCGAGACCAATGATCGCAATACGGCATTGATATATGCTTCAGGCAATGGTTATACGGGAATAGTTCGGATGCTAATTAATGCGAAGGTCGATGTGAACGCCAAGACTAACGATGGCAATACCGCGTTGATGTTTGCGATACACACGCACCACACAGACATAGCTCAGATGCTAATTGATGCGAATGCCGACGTAAACGCCAAGGCTAACGACGGCGGTACCCCGTTGATGGTGGCGTCAGGTGAAGGCCAGAAGGATATTGTTCGATTGTTAATTGCCGCCAAAGCCGATGTAAACGCCAAGGACAATGAAGGGCTTACATCGCTTTCGATTGCAGTAGACCAAGGTCACACTGAGATAGCGCGAATGCTAATCAATGCAAATGCCGATGCGAACACCAAGCTAGAATACGGCAATACGACGCTTATGCTCGCGGTAATGAAAGGTCACACTGAAATAGTTCGGATGCTAATTAATGCCAAAGCTAATCTGAATGCCAATAACGACGTAGGTGAGACCGCATTAATGTCGGCATCAGACGAAGGTCAGGAAGATATTGTTCGATTGTTAATTGCCGCCAAAGCCGATGTGAACGCCAAGGATAAAGTGGGAATGACAGCACTGATGAGAGCGGCACTTAAAGACAACACGGGTATTGTCCGATTGCTGATCGCTGCCCAAGCCGATGTGAACATGAAAGACGTTAATGGTGGGACGGCGCTGATGGTGGCATCCAGCAAAGGCAACACTGAAATAGTTCGAATGCTTAAAAAAGCCGGTGCAAAACAAGGGGTTCCTGGCGACATCCAAGCGTTGCAAGGTCGGTCCGATCAGAGTCACAAATGA